The DNA sequence GGCGGCTGGTATGCCGGAGCCGATGGCCTGGAAACAGACGGTTTGTTGTAAACGTGGCTTCCCTGCTGCCCATTGGCACGCGGATCGTAATTGTTGCTGGTCGCCGCCACCGCCGAAGCCATCTGCGCGTGGATCTGCGCCTGCATGGTCACCAATTCTGCCGCGTTGCGGGCGGATTGCGTGGTCAGCTCGCCTTTTTGCGATTCCAGATCATCGCGTTCGCTCATTCCCTTGTTGAGCAGGTCCTGCAGGCTCGCCTGCTTGGCCTGCGCATCCTGAGCGGCCTGCTGTGCGCTAGCGGCCTGGTTGTCGGCCTCGACCTTCAATTTGGAAATCTGTTGCTCGATGGCTTCAAGACGCTGCTTACGGTTCTGCGAGGAATTCAAGGTATTGGCATCCTCGTCGGCCGCATTGGCCTCGCTGCGCTTGACGGCTGCCTGGGATTGCATCTTGTCGACGAAGTCCTGCGTGGTTGACGACTTGGTCACCACATCCATCACCTGTGTGGCCTGTGAAGCATGGAAGCTATCGCGGGCGACTTGCGCGACACCGGCCTTGGCATCGTCATAGTCCATACCGGTCTGCTTGATCTGGGCTTCCAGATCGTCCTTGTCCTTGATGGCCGCATCCAGACGATCGGACGCCGCCTTGGCCGCATCCTGAGCTTGCGAGGCGTTGTTCTGCGCATCATCGGCGGACTGCTGGGCCGCCGGAAGCTGATTGTTGTTCAGGTCGTCCAGCTCGATGATCTTGGAGGCAAGTGTAGAGCTGACTCCGGCGAGCTGGGCCTTGAGATTGTTGGTTTCCTGC is a window from the Bifidobacterium sp. ESL0745 genome containing:
- a CDS encoding CHAP domain-containing protein gives rise to the protein MLKATRRIRALIGSVFAIAMLSTCVTAGLTFGVAPARAVTSQDYQRKQQETNNLKAQLAGVSSTLASKIIELDDLNNNQLPAAQQSADDAQNNASQAQDAAKAASDRLDAAIKDKDDLEAQIKQTGMDYDDAKAGVAQVARDSFHASQATQVMDVVTKSSTTQDFVDKMQSQAAVKRSEANAADEDANTLNSSQNRKQRLEAIEQQISKLKVEADNQAASAQQAAQDAQAKQASLQDLLNKGMSERDDLESQKGELTTQSARNAAELVTMQAQIHAQMASAVAATSNNYDPRANGQQGSHVYNKPSVSRPSAPAYQPPAPVYQPSAPVSASGMNYSVPGNCWGVQGFCYGHPTGDSGNAYPSRQCTLWAYLRRHQLGLPAGSYMGNGGSWGDTGRRLGYLVNNTPHVGAAVVFRPGQAIPSMTRGTWHANAACGHVAVVEAVGNGYIMISEGGVGFGANQGFMEPVSNPGAYEYVHY